A stretch of DNA from Pagrus major chromosome 22, Pma_NU_1.0:
attaatgaggtaaaaatacaaactcaagtgtatttatttttttccacaactgaataaacaagctgttctcagaggacaataaggtccccagaacactgtttgaagctagaaaggtggcagggtctgccaaatataaacaaagtaaaacagtatgtaaTTATGTTgtccttgtttgtttatttagtttattcagtcatgaaaacaatggGCATGTCAATGCTTGTTAATGGAATGTACTTTGTAACATGCTTTTCCttttattatgcttatttgtCGAACTAATTTAACTGatggtttggttttgttttgttttcacatgtcccaaataaatttgcattcattcattcaacaaagagagtttgttaatttagtttgtttaggctgaTAAACACTCAACTCtctgctgattaaaatgtcttctccaaaactaactaacaagtgcacctttaaagagaaacaaataaaaatctgatttatcaGGTTTTAGCAGTGACAGTAAACAAGATCAGCCTTCATTTCCGCCGCTAGAGGTCGCTGCTGGCACTTTATGATGACGTCACGTCAGTCCAAGTCAAAACCACTATGAGCTCTTCTGGTGGTCGCCGGGTGCGGTGGCGCGCGCCTGTAATCCAAGCTACCGGGAGGCTGAGGCTGGCGGATCGTTTGAGCTCAGGAGATCTGAGCTGCAGCGGACTATGCCGATCGGGTGTCCGCACTAAGCCCGGTATCGATATGGTGCTCCTGGGGGAGCCCGGGACCACCAGGTCGCCTAAGGAGGGGTGCACCGGCCCAGGTCGGAAACGGAGCAGGCCAAAGCCCCCGTGCCGCTCAGTAGTGGGATCGCGCCTGTGAATAGACGCTGTAGTGCAGCCTGAGTAATACAGCGGGACCCAGTCTTTTTACACTCACCGGGACGCTgctgtcacaacacacacactcaaacccGACCTCTGTGCGCCACACAGCGGCTTCTTCATCTTCTTATTCCCGCTGAAGCCTCcacacacctgctgctctgCGTGTCCTACACCGCCTCCACCTGGAGGACACCTGCAACTACATCAGCCACACTCAACACTTCTCTGCAGGGTTGTAAACGCTGCTGGAGCGAAGTGACACATTTCTGTATGAttgtggtgtgaaaatgtttaatgtaatgttataaAGTGACGTCAGGTTGTAGTTTAAGATGTCAAGAAGAGAGCTAATAATGCTAGATAATGAAGCTAAGTTAGCTGCTAAGGATATTTATGAATCATCTGAATGTGAAACCTGTTAACTTATTTGGcttactgttgctgctgtttagtGTCCCTCCTCCTACCTAGAGTGACTGACCAATAATTACACGTATTGTTGGGCATGTATAACTATTTAATTGTAGTGCAaccttttattttactaatgcATAAACACAAGTAGGTAATTTGTTATGTTGAACCACTGGTGCAAATCAGTGTGCCGGCTGCAGCAGTTGtttgtccttctctgtctgctgcagccacGTTTTTTGCTTGTACAGTAATAGTCAGTCTCTTGATACActgctgttattatttttattatcactgAATGTTATAGTTTAAACCTGTAACTAATTAAATGCCGGTCTTAGTCAAATTAAAGCTTATTTGTACAGTGCCTTCTTTATATGAAGTAGAATGACACCACAGACTTAATGCAGTGGTGTAACAGTATAGATGCACTGTATGTTTGAATACAGCTGCACATCCAGTATGCCACCTACCTCCAGCAAAACGCAGCCTGAGGCAGGTGAGTTCTGTTAATATATTGTGGTGAAGTGAGGTgatgttaaaaatgatttagCCACAAAAATacctaaaaacacaaaacttacAGTCTCACAACTGTATTAAAGTGTAGGGAAGACTCCAAGAAGAAGACCTAAAGTACAGCAACAATAAACGACACTGCttcaatcatttattttaatttatttgttaattaCACTAGTTAAAGTTCATGGTCTTCTGGGTGGTAAAGTTCACTCATCAGTCGGTAGATGTATGATGGTGCATGTCCTCCAATGTTAGAGATGAACAGTGTGATGAGCTCGGGTGGGACGTAGTCGAACACCGGACAGTGCACATTGACCTTTGAGAGAATCTCACCTGAAATACAAATTATAAACAGTGAATCCCTCAGATAATAAACTTTAAAGAGGAACATTTACTCTAAAGTCTTAAAAGCTGatgttcaaaatgaaaataaagttgacAGTCGTTTTGTTAGGGGTTACCTTCAGTGAAAGGAAGAACCTCATGTGGAGAGACAAACTTATGGAAGGTGTCTTCTTCATTTGGGAACTGAAGACACAAAATagtttcattattatttgtcATCAGCAGAAACGATAGAAATCTGACAGGTGGAGAGTCTTCTTACCTGAGGCGAGAGCTTGAACATGGGGGCACAAACGATCAGAGGAGTCGAGTGGTGCTTGGCTGCGAGGGCGAGAGTGTGCGTCCCATTGACGGCCCTCAGTCCTCCGTTTGCCAGAACTGTCTGCGTACCGATGATGACCTGAGGGGAGAGATCACCCCTCATGTTAACCAACGTGCTTTGAAGTGACCGTTTTAAGGTCATCTGTGGTGTTGCATACCTTATTAACACGAGACATCACTGCAAATATGGCAGCGTCTCCGATCACGGTTGTTTCGATGCCGGCTTTTGACAGACTGGTTGCCATCTCATGTCCCTGGTGGAAGGTGAGTAAAGAAGATAAAGATTATAACTATATTTTATCTAAgaacacattttcttgtttttcctccatgAATATAGAATTTCTCGTATTTTGGTGTGTTTGAGGTACCTGGCAGAAGGGGGCACACTCCGCCACGATGACATGGAACTTGCGTTTGCGTGCAGCATCTTTGAGGAAGGCCTCCACGGTGCGAGAGCGACCAATAGTCATGATGACCTCATTAGAGTGAATGTGTTCCAGGGCCTGCATCGCAATGTTGTCAGTTGTTCCCtctgaaaaaggaaacaagaagTGAACAAAACCTCACAGAATACATACAGACTTTAATGATTATCTAATACCAGCTGAAgggaaatgaaaatgagaaaaaaaaaacccataccAAGCTCTGTCAGCAACTCATTGATGGCCTCAATGACGTTCGCTTTGAGGGCGGCGAAATGCTGTCTGAAGTTCTCGTCACTGACTCCTCCAGAGGTCAGAAGCTTGTGGAGGGATTCCTGCTGGTCGGCCTCTTCACTGCTACCTCGAGATCTGCAGAAAACCACAAAGCAAACAAGCTTGTGAAAAAGAGgaattgtgacattttttgcagaaatcTCAAAGTTTCATAAACACTGTGTAAATTTGAAGGCACGACACAAGTAGAGCAGCATTTACAATGCAGATTTAGGCTCCTTTCTGCAATAAATCCAGATCTGCTTTCATAATATTCATGAtccatgtgagtgtgtgtactcGGTGACCCTCGTCTATAACATTTCCAGCACAGTGACTGGTTTTTATTCTGTCTAGTCTCTGAAGGCCTCCTCACCTGGCATATTCCTCTCTGATGATCTTCAGCACCCGTCTGATCATGTTGCCAACAGTGGTCTCTGACGGCTGGGCGGCAGTCATTCTCCTCCCTTCTTTCCGGATTATTTCCATCAGATCGCCTGAGACGGAGAGCATTTTAGGTGGAAGTAAGAATGTGTCAATGCTGAAACTAGTGACAATTTGTTTAAATCACATATCTTACATACAGCTTGTGTATAAATTGATTCATTATACTGTGTGTGACAGTATATTGAGCATTTTTTGTTGTCTTATTAGTGTGACATCTCATATATATAATCTCATCACATCTCATATAGAAAAACAAGCGCAGTTTATTAGAAACTCGTTCCCTTGAGCACCATCTCCATCTGTAAGAGTCATTATTAGTTACCACAGCTCTGACAGGTGTTGCAGCAGCTACAACACTGATGTCCACACTGTGCAGCTTCACTGACAGCTTTCATACTCCTGTAAAGTCTGGGTTACACTGTATATGAAGTATCATGCGGTACCTGCGCTGCTCCACCGTGCCTGGGCTGTGATCCTACGGAGCAGGGCTGTCGTTTCTCGGGCTGTCTCCGCCGAGCCCCGCAGCGGTCCCGCCCCGCTCCCTCCACGGTTAAGGTCGAACAGAAACGCTTCAATTCTCTCCGTCAGGTCCGTTTCCTTGTCTGGACCCGGCATAGCTGCTATAAAATATGCCTTAATGTCAAAGTAAAAACTACGCAGCGCAGTGTTGCTACCACGAAACTGTTTTGACACGGAAGTACTTCAGGAGTACATCCGGGTGATTAGCTCGGCGCCTCCATCTGATTGGTGGATCGCTTCACGAGCTATTGCGTCAagtctgcagtgtgttagcaaacagctaACACGTAGATTTAGTAGCTAACTGTGAACTTCGTCGTTTTTTAATCGTTTAATGAGCGCCTCGGACGAGCTACGCGTCTGTTAAATCACCGGAAAGTGTGTCACTGCTGTGACTTTCATTTGTCGAGTATTTTTTTACAAAGATGTGCAGCACAACCAGGCCAATCATACCTGGAGACAGGTGTAATGCCAGATGTTGTGTCCCCTTTAGATTCTGTTCCCTTAGCTGGCCGAAAATTGCCTGAACATTTTAATTGCCTGAATTTCAGTGTTTGGTGGaaacttttttatatatatactacTCAACATTAGTTAgagatattgggatattttagtctTTCACttaattgtttattctgtgacatattatgtgttatgtaaatatttttagtCCCCATAAATAacgcaacacatttcatttgacttttattgcatatccatgcacatatgcacccatatcccaatatccctaacttaTTTTGAGTATTGTGCTATTTAAAGTGAAatactacggaagccctaaggggccatgcattcataacgataacgagttaatttcatttgttttctcgagatctcgagttattatctcgaaataacaactgccgttttcccgagataacgagataattttctcgagatctcgagataacaaaactttgttttccgagataacgatataattaattcgagatctcaagataatgactgtgatatgataggccttAGATTTCCAtcatacggaagccctaaagggccatgcattcatacattttatttcctccgttttcccgtgataacgagttaatttcatgtGTTTagagatctcaagttattatcttgaaataacaactgccgttttcccgagataattttctcgagatctcgagataacgatataattcaTTCGAGATCTACATCAGGCTCACTAAGACTGCGCCGCcaatatagctgaagccttgctaaccgtctttttagattacgcacactaatgtgtatattctctgtaatagcaaggcataatgctatttcagcctgtgtcaggccttgattgaaaagatatgtgacgcggtgatcgatatgctcctgctcccgacattgctacactgaatgatgtttcctgcaatgatttaatatactacactatcgttttgttttctcaggatctcaaattaattatatcgttatctcgggaaaacaaggtttcattatctcgagatctcgagaaaattatcccgttatctcgggaaaacggcagttgttatttcgagataataactcgagatctcgagaaaacaaatgaaattaactcgttatcacgggaaaatggaggaaataaaatgtatgaatgcatggccctttagggcttccgtagaaacATGTAAAACTCTAAGTAACAAGTTTTGGCTTTCAAGCACAACTACAATGTTAATTTACTGTACTGAGCACAGACTTGTCTTCAGAGTAATTTAAAAGAGGGTTATGCTTCTTCCCCAGTTTCCAGTGATGGAAATCTCCTGTCAGAGTCAGGCCGACTCTGTTTATTGGTGGGTCCACCACTCTGGTGGAAGTGGTGAGTTATATTTATCTTGAGTTGAGGTTCGAGGTTTGGTGGATCACTTACTGTAAATGTTCGCTTCCTGGTCTGTGATGAGAAGATGAGCTCATGATGGGATTCAGCAGTAgttgaataaataatgaaatacttATAACGTAACAAGTAAGCGATGGGATTCTGATTGTTGATTAAACTGATTGTCCTCAATCAAATCATGTGATGGTCTGTCAAATCCGAAGATTTAAGCTGGTGAATTCAAGTGCCATTGTTTCTTTGGCAACTAATAAGGGCCATAATGAGCTCCTGTATTGTAGCACTGTAAatgcttttctgtgtttgggAGGGACGTGTTCAATTTTTGATGACCGCTAGCTCTTGTTACGATGGAGTTTAAATGCACTTACTGGAAGTTGCTTTGGATGAAAGCCTCTCCCAAATGAATGTATGACTCCATCCAGTCTTCAAAATACACCGAGGATGTAAACAGCTGTGGTCACGTGACCATTTAccagatgatttttttcagacaagttgATCTTAAGTTACACATTAACactgatattttatatttgtcaGTGTTTCCTTTCCAGTGTTTCAATTGAATATTAGaaattattttgaatatttgtaAACCTTTACCCATAGTATTATGCCGTCGTGAGGTATTTTCTCTTGTAGCTATTTGAGTCCAGCACTCAccatactgtgtatttaatttaaagacCATAATCCTAATATATGGGTTATTAGAACTGCAAGTGGGAAATGAAATGTTAGACTACAGTATAACTAATGTAAATCCATCCAATATTTTATTGAATAAAAGCCCAACACAAATTTACAAAATTTGTCAGTCAACATAAAAATCATTGATTGCGCACAATGCgcatttgttaaaaatgtatccatGACAGATGCCTCAATTAATCCCTGTCAAAAACAATCTGAATATTTGCAACCACCCACATTCTTATGTAACCCAAGCCTCATAAGTATTTCTAACGAAAAGAAGCACGCTGGATGGATCCGCAAGTACTGTAATTGGGAAGTGATATTCTGAAAATTACAAAAGGACAGCTGAATTTAACAGTGAGTAAAGAAAGAGGTTGTATGACTGAAAGGAAATTTCACAATAATGTTTGGATAGAATACTTTACATTTCCCCTGAAAACCTCCGTCCACTGCACTGCGACAAGAGAAACTTGCACAAGTATATATGAACCGTATCACAGAAGTCAGGTGGTTaaattactgaataaacaaggtTTTTGGTTCTGGCTACCTTTGATTGGTGACAAACTAATATTCAGgtgtttcaaaaacaaaactagaaCGTGCAAGAGCTCATAGAAGTGACCTAATTTATAACTAGCAGAATATTACTCTGACAGCTCACAGCCCCCCGCCCCAGAAAATATACCTGTTGAAGCAACTAAGTAGCATTTACAATatgaaaacaaactaaagacACGGTTAAAGTTAGCTACCAAACATGTATGCAAAATTAAGTGACATAACACAGAAGTTAAGTGGTTGCCAATTTTCTCATCGAAGTAACAACAAACCACTTTTCAATTAGCCTTCACTTGATAAAAGGGAACCAAGGCTCTAGTTTGCTTGGCATGGCAAATAATGTGTACATCAACAGAAGGGAAAAAGACATTCGCTCATGGCACATCCATTCAAACAAAGctcaaaatcaaacatcactGCTCAACTGATTGAAGGAACAAGTTCTTATTCAGTAAGCTGCAACATTCAAAACAGTGCAGACAGAAACGTGAAGTACCATGGAGATGGACGTATCTCACCAATGCAGTGACATACGCCTCCCATGTCTCAGAGTGCATTTCTCCCTACAGCgcttttcatgttttaaaccACTAAATAAGCAGGTGAATCATTTTTCAGAGGACAGCCTTGGTACTCTTTCTCTTACAGCTGTGAAAACTAGAATTTGAGCCCCTCGACCCCACTTGCTGTTGTTTGCTGAAGCTAGTCCAAAGAGGGTGGATGTTGGGATGTGGTGGCTGACTGGCAGGCAGCTTCCCCCGAGGTTAGGAGCTAGGGGCCGCTCTACTCGATCAGCTTCTTTGCCTTGAAGAAGCGCCGCAAGTAGAAGACCTGCCATGTGGCCAGGCCGATGAGACAGCACATGGAGAATATGCTGAAGTACAGCACGCGTGTGTTGGTGGACTCTGGAGGGAGGTAAAGAAAGAGGGCCAGTCATGTTATTGGTCAGTGACTTCTTCTCCACCAAAGTACAAGTACCCCAAAGCtgaagaacagtacttgagcgAATGTATccagttacatttcatcactgtcCTCAGGTAATTAAAATCTGACACTTAAAGCCGGGCAGACAGATTTTATTCATCTTGTACATTGTGTTAACTCACGCTACCTATTTCAAATCAGCGTCTTTGTGCAGCTACAACTGActtttgtgctcgcactgacAATTTCAATGAAGACAACTGTGTGTCCTCAACAATGTTGAAAACGAGAGGAAGACAGGATTACTTCGTGCACTTCTGCTATGAACGTAAAGGATGGAGCTGCAGATAGCTACTATGGACCAATCAATTGTCTTTTCTCTGGTCAGTGTGGTCAAGTGCAATTTCAgtaaattgtgttgttttcttacCATTGGTGTCCcgcatctcctcctctctcttcttcatgtAAGCAAAGTCATTGACGATGGACTCTGACAGGTCCTCCAGTCGCCTCAGCTCGACCTCAAGGGGCTTCAGCTTCTCCACCTTGGCAATCTGGTGGGACAAAACAGGTACTACTACAGCCATGTAAAAGTGACGCCTTCAAAGCCAAAGTTAGGGTAGACAGAAGTACTCTTTCAGCAGTATATACTTTGTCCAGCAGGGGTCACTCTCAGACTGcgcacacactgctctgtgtgtttaaattgtGTTTGGCCATTTCATCTTGTTCATTTAGGTTGGTGAGAAAGCTGCCATTTAAACTCTGGTGTGAACTGTACAGGTGCACTGCCTGAGAAAGAGGGTCTTTATCTTGAACAAACATCTGGTCGGCCCAACCACAGGTTGTTGTGAAATAACTGTCTGACGTGCAAATTTAACAGCCAAACAAGATTTATCTGATGATTATGACATCTAGTTGGCACTATGTTGTTGTGCAATTACGCTGTTGGTCCTAGAGCTGCAACGaatagttgattaatcaattagtcaatcaaaagaCCATTAACCAACTTTgccaacttttttgataatcaattaattgtttctgtcatttttcaagcaaaaatttAAAACcggttccagtttcttaaatgtgaggactttctgcttttctttgtcatttatgacagaaaCTTAgtagtctttgggttttggactgttggtcacaCAAAAacgattaatcatgaaaataattgattaatcaataatgaaaataatcatttgttgcagccctagtcGGTTCGCTTGTCTTAAGTCTGTGTGACCACAAAATAGAACAAATTTAAAACAGCAGCAATGTCTCGGATTCTCTCTTTAGTCCCGACCAAATAAACCCAACTACAGCCTTAAATGGTGCAGCAGCCCCTACCACAGAGATTTGCCCATTAGGGACTTGCACAGTAAAATCTGCCTGTGATAAAGTGTGCGTAATGGCAGCAAATAAGCAGATAACAAAGAAACACTGAGTACTGCAGCTTGCATCTGCCAAGTACACATTTCTAAAACATTGTGTAACAGACAGGGACTCtttccagcatttttttttaccaaaaacTAATACATCATCTACTGAACAACATGCAAATTTGTTCTAAGAAACACACCCATCTATCTACGTAGGTGAATACATGTGTAAATTCAGCTCCACCCTCCTGCCAACAGACAGGCATGCCCACTCGAGCTCTCCCTTAACATCCACCTACACACTCGCTGTGCAGAACAGAACGTCATGTTCACGCAGCAGCATGTGTGGGAAGGAGGGTGATTCTCAGCTCACAGGGCTTTATCACTTCTGTACTTATTTTTAAGTGTTGCTGGAGGCAGCCGCAGAACCAAGTGCTATCCATTCTCAGAAGGGCTAGTAAGTAATGGATGTGATGATGCACAACGACGTGTCCCTATAAGGGGGCGATATTGAATGATGTGGAGGCAAAGAACCTCCCCCATCGATTTCCCTGTTTTCTATAATAGGAAGCTGTGACGCAATTATCATGTTTCGACAATGGACACGTGGCAATGCCACTGATGCATCACAAGGCATCTACGCAAGTACAAGTATTTAAATGTTgcataaatgtaaatgaagttCCACAGCTCAacttcatttattcatctttatctGATTGCAGTATTGTGCAACTGTTACGGGGAAAAGACCACATGTCTCTTGCATCTCTTGAACCTGTACTTACTTTGTCTCTCACATAGTTTGATAAATGAGGGCCTTTATCATGACTAGGGGTGTACTTTGTACACATTTAACTGAGTGGTTCAAGCTGCAATTTTCAGAGTACAAAAGCAGCTTCTAAAAGAAGAACCTTGACCTAAACTGTAGGTTATATTTAGGACATTTAGGCCCTCTAGCACATTTACCAGGCTCAGGCTGGCAATCAAATGACAAAAGCATCCAATACCACTGATCATGATATGCACCTGCAGACGCTATGTGACACTGGCTTTTATTCTGAATGTAAATGATTTTCAGGATGACCTGTCTTATCGGCAGCCATGTGTGATTTGGGGAAATGatcattattcatttaattttttttaccactttCAAAAGGTGGTTCTGCTAGGTTAAAAATTTTACCTCCTCCATAACAAATTGAACACCCATCTTCATGAAGACGTTACAGCTCTGCACTGCCCTACTAATACTGCACATTCAGCCACTGCAATCCTACAACAAACTTTTGATAATTTGcaagatgcatttttaaattagaagTGAGCCCTGAATACAAAAAAGACTGAATACATGCAATTCTCTAGAGCTAAAGATATTGTTGGATTATAAATATCATGGTATCTGGTTGGGTGCAATAAACACTTAAAGTAAGCCAATTTGTTGTTAGTTTAGATTAGagtcaactttattgtcattgtgcacAGTACAAGTACAGAGGCAATGAAATTGCTTGTGTTCTTGTTAATCATTTTTGTCTATTGTCTTAAATGCACTTTCGACATCACTGAAAATTAGGGCATGCCCTCAATGATTCTTCAGTATTTCTATACAGGTtgtatgaataaatgaaaaatgaatctATGGGTTTAGAGTTTTTCAAACCGGAATGGTGAAAATATGCATTTGAAACCCTtgctaaagaaaaacaaaggccCACATCCACTGACCTAGTCTGTAAACTGCAGACAGACTTTAATCTGCACAATCTGTATCATTCTACAA
This window harbors:
- the eif2b2 gene encoding translation initiation factor eIF2B subunit beta, which translates into the protein MPGPDKETDLTERIEAFLFDLNRGGSGAGPLRGSAETARETTALLRRITAQARWSSAGDLMEIIRKEGRRMTAAQPSETTVGNMIRRVLKIIREEYARSRGSSEEADQQESLHKLLTSGGVSDENFRQHFAALKANVIEAINELLTELEGTTDNIAMQALEHIHSNEVIMTIGRSRTVEAFLKDAARKRKFHVIVAECAPFCQGHEMATSLSKAGIETTVIGDAAIFAVMSRVNKVIIGTQTVLANGGLRAVNGTHTLALAAKHHSTPLIVCAPMFKLSPQFPNEEDTFHKFVSPHEVLPFTEGEILSKVNVHCPVFDYVPPELITLFISNIGGHAPSYIYRLMSELYHPEDHEL